One Haloplanus sp. GDY1 DNA window includes the following coding sequences:
- a CDS encoding ParA family protein, protein MAHRLTVANEKGGVGKTTTAINVAGALSDRRHDVLFVDLDAQGNGTVGLGLDASYTDDGVSLYDILTDLDAQQQIDAVIRSHEEFDVLPSHIDMFNAESELQTAMRGRERLWMALDELHADYDYIVVDAPPSLGLLTDNALLACRNVLIPALPEEASRHAMDILFEHVNTLEDGYGVDIDPVGIVVNRIEVDGEANRMLEWFDEQYESLPLWRIRNRVGIKRAWTNGTSVFSHAETTDMDERFQAIAAHLERTE, encoded by the coding sequence ATGGCCCATCGACTGACCGTAGCGAACGAGAAAGGCGGCGTGGGAAAGACGACGACTGCGATCAACGTCGCCGGAGCCCTCTCCGACCGCAGGCACGACGTTCTGTTCGTCGACCTCGATGCACAGGGGAACGGAACGGTCGGACTCGGTCTCGATGCGTCCTACACCGACGACGGGGTCTCCCTGTACGATATACTCACGGATCTCGACGCGCAACAGCAGATCGACGCGGTGATTCGTTCACACGAAGAGTTCGATGTGCTCCCCTCCCACATCGATATGTTCAATGCGGAGTCCGAGTTGCAGACGGCGATGCGCGGGCGTGAGCGGCTGTGGATGGCCCTGGACGAGCTACACGCCGACTACGACTACATCGTCGTCGACGCACCCCCATCGCTGGGGCTACTTACGGACAACGCGCTCCTCGCCTGTCGAAATGTCCTCATCCCGGCATTACCCGAAGAGGCGTCCCGACACGCGATGGATATTCTGTTCGAGCACGTCAATACGCTCGAGGACGGATACGGTGTCGACATCGACCCGGTCGGGATCGTCGTCAACCGAATCGAGGTCGACGGCGAGGCCAACCGGATGCTGGAGTGGTTCGACGAGCAGTACGAGTCGCTCCCCCTCTGGCGAATCCGGAACCGGGTCGGGATCAAACGTGCGTGGACGAACGGGACCTCCGTCTTCAGTCACGCGGAAACGACGGACATGGACGAGCGATTTCAAGCCATCGCCGCTCACCTCGAACGGACCGAGTAA
- a CDS encoding IS5 family transposase codes for MASLRRLAWLCRDLAKQHVDDPDAPAAPDGADGYAEWVQIALILYRVELEKSLRETEDYLNEMPGILAVFNLNEAPHYSPLCRWEREYRMRELRRLLRRSAEQAGWSGEAAIDASGFQRDQTSYHYRDRADFSFQKMKTTILIDVNTLAIKDVHYTTQKAWDGHIGMQVFRRNAEDLRVLSADANYSWSDLREECRSESTRPLIKHREQTPLQKAHNARMSDDYNQRWMSETGFSQLKEDDGEKLRSRSWHGQFRELTRKCIVHNLTQAAS; via the coding sequence ATGGCATCGCTCAGACGGCTGGCGTGGTTGTGTCGAGACCTTGCCAAACAGCATGTTGACGATCCGGACGCACCCGCCGCGCCGGATGGCGCGGACGGGTACGCCGAGTGGGTGCAGATCGCGTTGATTCTGTACCGTGTCGAACTGGAGAAGAGTCTCCGTGAGACAGAAGACTACCTCAACGAGATGCCCGGAATTCTCGCTGTGTTTAACCTCAACGAGGCACCGCACTACAGCCCGCTCTGCCGGTGGGAACGAGAGTATCGGATGCGTGAACTCCGCCGCCTGCTCCGCCGAAGCGCGGAGCAGGCAGGCTGGAGTGGTGAAGCTGCGATTGACGCAAGTGGCTTCCAGCGCGATCAGACAAGTTACCACTACCGCGACCGCGCGGACTTCTCATTTCAGAAAATGAAGACAACAATCCTGATCGACGTGAACACACTAGCGATCAAGGACGTTCACTACACGACGCAGAAGGCGTGGGACGGCCACATCGGGATGCAGGTCTTCCGCCGGAACGCGGAAGACCTGCGTGTGTTGTCTGCTGACGCAAACTACTCTTGGAGCGACCTCCGTGAGGAGTGTCGCTCCGAGTCAACGCGACCGTTGATCAAGCACAGGGAGCAGACACCGTTGCAGAAGGCCCACAACGCCCGAATGAGCGATGACTACAACCAGCGCTGGATGAGTGAAACCGGCTTCTCGCAGCTGAAGGAAGACGACGGCGAGAAGCTCCGCTCCCGGAGCTGGCACGGCCAGTTCCGGGAGCTCACACGCAAGTGCATCGTCCATAACCTCACGCAGGCGGCGAGTTAA
- a CDS encoding PAS domain S-box protein, translated as MRRADLVARFSQAVDVEKAESLVDKGARTVGLPSTETYTSQNVADICEAIEQQTEGYLRLLATEIRVSERTQERFDALLEQVTDPVVTVRFEDETPVVAAMNPAFRETFGYGSAAIDQRLDELIVPEDVAEPVEPWLSPHTGDGQEAQRLTDDGERRTFLLRTVVVTRETGRVEGYGIYTDITERKERELELERYETMLNRAGDIVYATDPDGYLTAVNDAATAFLSFSREELVGAHVSLVMDDTDVATGEALIRELLTDEDRDQGVFEMDLVTSDGERIPCEDHIQLLVSDGEFQGIVGVVRDITERKEYENTLEALHETTRALFRCKTRDEVARQTAAAAKSVLGYPTNVVRLRSVDGTSLQPVAVTEDAKAVYGKRPTYAVGEGPVGEVYVSGRTRVCEDVQQLDDGFDRGDARAGLYVSLGEYGTLSINSTAVDAFDQTDVQLAELLATNVEAALDRAADERELSERTQELRRQNERLDEFASVLLHDLRNPLNVAQGRLDLAQRECDSEHLDSVAQAQDRMETLIQDVLTLTRQGRSVGETTTVSVATVAEAAWDHVETDEATVEITGSQEIEADESRLRQLFENLFRNAVEHASDACTVPVGTLDDPPGFYVADDGPGIPSDERDTVFESGYSTASEGTGFGLSIVKQIAEAHGWEVNVTASDRGGARFEIRGTSSANQQDD; from the coding sequence ATGAGGCGCGCCGATCTTGTCGCCCGGTTCAGCCAGGCCGTTGACGTCGAGAAGGCCGAATCACTGGTCGACAAGGGCGCGCGAACGGTCGGCCTCCCGTCCACCGAGACATACACCAGCCAGAACGTCGCGGACATCTGTGAAGCCATCGAGCAGCAAACCGAGGGGTACCTCCGTCTCCTCGCTACCGAGATTCGAGTCTCCGAACGGACCCAAGAGCGGTTCGACGCCCTGCTGGAGCAGGTCACGGACCCGGTCGTGACCGTCCGATTCGAGGACGAGACACCGGTCGTCGCGGCAATGAATCCAGCGTTTCGAGAGACGTTCGGCTACGGGTCCGCAGCTATCGACCAACGCCTCGATGAGCTCATCGTGCCCGAGGACGTTGCCGAGCCGGTCGAGCCGTGGCTCAGCCCGCATACGGGCGATGGCCAGGAGGCCCAACGGCTGACCGACGATGGCGAGCGCCGGACGTTCCTGCTCCGAACGGTCGTCGTCACTCGGGAGACCGGTCGAGTCGAAGGCTACGGTATCTACACGGACATCACCGAGCGCAAGGAGCGTGAGCTCGAACTGGAGCGGTACGAAACGATGCTCAACCGGGCCGGCGACATCGTCTACGCGACCGACCCCGATGGGTATCTGACCGCGGTCAACGACGCGGCGACGGCGTTTCTGAGCTTCTCTCGTGAGGAGCTTGTCGGGGCCCACGTCTCGCTCGTCATGGACGACACCGACGTCGCCACCGGCGAGGCGCTCATCCGGGAGCTGCTCACGGACGAGGACCGCGACCAGGGAGTTTTCGAGATGGATCTCGTCACCAGCGACGGCGAGCGGATTCCGTGCGAAGATCACATTCAACTGTTGGTCTCGGATGGTGAGTTTCAGGGGATCGTCGGCGTCGTCCGGGACATTACGGAACGGAAGGAGTACGAGAACACCCTCGAAGCCCTTCACGAGACGACGCGTGCCCTCTTTCGATGTAAGACCAGAGATGAGGTCGCCCGGCAGACGGCGGCCGCAGCGAAATCCGTCCTCGGGTATCCGACCAACGTGGTTCGATTGCGCTCGGTCGACGGGACATCCCTTCAACCAGTGGCCGTCACCGAGGACGCGAAAGCGGTATACGGTAAACGGCCAACCTATGCCGTCGGCGAAGGGCCCGTGGGTGAAGTGTACGTGTCGGGGCGTACCCGCGTGTGCGAGGATGTCCAGCAGCTCGATGACGGGTTCGACCGCGGCGATGCGCGAGCAGGGCTCTACGTGTCGCTCGGGGAGTACGGTACGCTGAGCATCAACAGTACGGCGGTTGACGCGTTCGACCAGACGGACGTCCAGCTCGCCGAACTGCTGGCCACGAACGTCGAAGCCGCGCTCGATCGTGCCGCCGATGAACGGGAACTTAGCGAGCGCACACAGGAACTCCGCCGGCAAAACGAACGGCTCGACGAGTTCGCGAGCGTGCTCTTACACGACCTCCGGAATCCCCTGAACGTCGCGCAGGGACGCCTTGATCTGGCCCAGCGCGAGTGCGACAGCGAGCATCTCGACTCAGTCGCACAGGCACAGGACCGGATGGAAACGTTGATCCAGGACGTGCTGACGCTCACCCGACAAGGGCGTTCGGTCGGGGAGACGACGACCGTCAGCGTGGCCACGGTCGCGGAAGCGGCCTGGGACCACGTCGAGACCGACGAGGCTACTGTGGAAATAACCGGAAGTCAGGAAATCGAAGCCGACGAGAGTCGGCTCAGACAGCTGTTCGAGAACCTGTTCCGAAACGCGGTTGAACACGCCAGCGACGCCTGCACGGTGCCCGTCGGAACCCTCGATGATCCACCAGGGTTCTACGTTGCGGACGACGGGCCGGGCATCCCGTCCGACGAGCGCGATACCGTGTTCGAATCGGGCTATTCGACGGCGAGCGAGGGGACCGGATTCGGTCTGTCGATCGTGAAACAGATCGCCGAGGCCCACGGATGGGAGGTTAATGTGACGGCTAGCGACCGTGGTGGCGCTCGCTTCGAGATTCGTGGCACGTCGTCTGCCAATCAACAAGACGACTGA
- a CDS encoding response regulator — MDATEFETESVTVLVVDDEKGLADLYAAWIDEEESYSTRTAYDGEQAFDRIDETVDLVLLDRRMPGLSGDEVLEAIRDRGYDCRVVMVTAVNPDFDVLELPFDEYVVKPLDEEAIHDVVERMLARTNYDEQLQRLYALTSKTAALEAEKSQQELDQSDEFAALESDLEDLQSSLDETIADLEEEDFDAALQGLPGDRNSDE, encoded by the coding sequence ATGGATGCGACTGAATTTGAGACGGAATCGGTGACTGTTCTCGTCGTCGATGATGAGAAGGGGCTTGCTGATCTCTATGCGGCGTGGATAGACGAAGAGGAGTCCTATAGTACGCGCACCGCCTACGACGGCGAGCAAGCGTTCGACCGGATCGACGAGACCGTGGATCTCGTCTTGCTCGACCGACGGATGCCGGGCCTGTCCGGAGACGAGGTGCTCGAAGCGATCCGTGACCGGGGATACGACTGCCGCGTCGTGATGGTGACAGCCGTCAATCCTGATTTCGACGTACTCGAGTTGCCGTTCGACGAGTACGTCGTAAAACCCCTCGATGAGGAGGCCATTCACGATGTCGTCGAGCGGATGCTCGCGCGGACGAACTACGACGAGCAACTCCAGCGGCTCTACGCGCTCACGTCGAAAACGGCCGCGCTGGAGGCCGAAAAATCCCAGCAGGAACTCGACCAAAGCGACGAGTTTGCCGCTTTGGAATCGGATCTCGAGGACCTCCAGAGCTCGCTCGATGAGACAATTGCCGACCTCGAGGAGGAGGACTTCGATGCCGCGTTACAGGGCCTCCCGGGTGACCGGAATTCTGACGAATGA